From Paraburkholderia sabiae, a single genomic window includes:
- a CDS encoding response regulator: protein MNPQVLIVDDDPVVRDLLCRFLQSNGYDASVLHDGTHLQRRLERERPSVVVLDIMMPNTDGLRALTALRAAGDDIPVIFVTARGTVADRIIGLSLGADDYITKPFDPRELLARIQTVLRRRGPATTSAPEARKRYRFGPFELDFATRTLSRDETRVTLRDSEFALLKIFVNNPYKVLSRVLIHDLVHRDDLPFRDRSLDVPIWRLRRVIENDPSNPCYVQTVRGKGYVFVPDADPNGAPFVADTA, encoded by the coding sequence ATGAATCCACAGGTCCTCATCGTCGACGACGATCCCGTCGTGCGCGATCTGCTTTGTCGCTTCCTGCAATCGAATGGCTACGATGCGTCCGTGCTGCATGACGGCACGCATCTGCAACGTCGTCTCGAACGGGAGCGGCCTTCCGTCGTCGTGCTCGACATCATGATGCCGAACACGGACGGCCTGCGTGCGCTCACCGCGTTGCGCGCCGCCGGCGACGACATTCCCGTGATCTTCGTGACGGCGCGCGGCACGGTCGCCGATCGCATCATCGGGCTGTCGCTCGGTGCCGACGACTACATCACGAAGCCGTTCGATCCACGCGAGCTGCTCGCGCGCATCCAGACGGTGCTGCGCCGGCGCGGCCCCGCGACGACGAGCGCGCCCGAAGCACGCAAGCGTTATCGCTTCGGTCCGTTCGAGCTGGATTTCGCGACGCGCACGCTGTCACGCGACGAAACGCGCGTCACGCTGCGCGACAGTGAGTTCGCGCTGCTGAAGATCTTCGTCAACAATCCGTACAAGGTGCTGTCGCGCGTGCTGATTCACGATCTCGTGCATCGCGACGACCTGCCGTTCCGTGATCGCAGCCTCGACGTGCCGATCTGGCGTCTGCGCCGCGTGATCGAAAACGATCCGTCGAATCCGTGCTACGTGCAAACCGTGCGCGGCAAAGGCTATGTGTTCGTTCCCGATGCGGATCCGAACGGCGCGCCGTTCGTCGCCGATACCGCGTGA
- a CDS encoding glutamate synthase-related protein translates to MNDHQQPISTVPAAQGLYDPQNEHDACGVGFVAHIKGKKSHEIIQQGLKILENLDHRGAVGADPLMGDGAGILIQIPDSFYREEMAKQGVTLPPNGEYGVGMIFLPKEHASRLACEQELERTVKAEGQVVLGWRDVPVDHNMPISPTVKASEPLIRQIFIGRGKDIMVTDALERKLYVIRKTASHRIQALKLKHGKEYFVPSCSARTVVYKGLLLAGQVGVYYRDLQDERVVSALALVHQRFSTNTFPAWELAHPYRMIAHNGEINTVKGNVNWLNARTGAIASHVLGDDLPKLWPLIYPGQSDTASFDNCLELLVMAGYPLVHAVMMMIPEAWEQHTLMDDNRRAFYEYHAAMMEPWDGPAAIAFTDGRQIGATLDRNGLRPARYIITDDDLVIMASEAGTLPIPESKIVKKWRLQPGKMFLIDMEHGRIIDDKELKDNLANAKPYKSWIDAVTIKLDEIEPNADDVATERREAAALLDRQQAFGYTQEDLKFLMAPMAQAGEEAVGSMGNDSPLAVMSNKNKTLYHYFKQLFAQVTNPPIDPIRENMVMSLVSFVGPKPNLLDTNNINPPMRLEVSQPVLDFKDIAKIRAIDQYTGGKFSSYELNICYPAAWGKEGIEARLASLCAEAVDAVKSGYNMLIVSDRKTDRDNVAIPALLATSAIHTHLVQQGLRTSTGLVVETGSARETHHFALLAGYGAEAVHPYLAMETLAQMAAGMKGDLSAEKAVYNFTKAVGKGLHKVMSKMGISTYMSYTGAQIFEAVGLAEDLVNKYFKGTASKVGGIGLFEVAEEAIRLHRDAFGDNPVLANMLEAGGEYAYRVRGEDHMWTPDAIAKLQHSARSNSYQTYKEYAHLINDQTKRHMTFRGLFEFKVDPSKAIPLDEVESAKEIVRRFATGAMSLGSISTEAHATLAVAMNRIGGKSNTGEGGEDENRYRNELRGIPIKNGDTMKSIIGEEIVTDIPLKEGDSLRSKIKQVASGRFGVTAEYLASADQIQIKMAQGAKPGEGGQLPGHKVSEYIGKLRYSVPGVGLISPPPHHDIYSIEDLAQLIHDLKNVNSSSSISVKLVSEVGVGTVAAGVAKAKADHVVIAGHDGGTGASPLSSVKHAGTPWELGLAETQQTLVLNQLRGRIRVQADGQMKTGRDVVIGALLGADEFGFATAPLVVEGCIMMRKCHLNTCPVGVATQDPVLRAKFQGQPEHVVNFFFFIAEEVREIMAQLGVRKFDDLIGHSEYLDMKKGIEHWKAKGLDFSRVFYQPNVPQSVARLHVESQDHGLDRALDHTLIEKAKAAIEKGEHVSFIQPVRNVNRTVGAMLSGAVAKKYGHDGLPDDAIHIQLKGTAGQSFGAFLAKGITLDLVGDGNDYVGKGLSGGRIIIRPTNDFRGKSEENIICGNTVMYGAIEGESFFRGVAGERFCVRNSGATAVVEGTGDHGCEYMTGGTVVVLGETGRNFAAGMSGGVAYVFDVDGAFAAKCNKSMVALDPVLQQAEQERTVDKALWHLGQTDEALLKGLIERHFQFTGSPRAKALLENWDASRRQFVKVFPTEYKRALGEMGAKKAAKEVLAA, encoded by the coding sequence ATGAACGACCACCAGCAGCCGATTTCCACGGTTCCCGCCGCGCAAGGTCTTTACGACCCGCAGAATGAGCACGACGCATGCGGCGTCGGCTTCGTTGCGCATATCAAGGGCAAGAAAAGCCACGAGATCATCCAGCAAGGCCTGAAGATCCTCGAGAACCTCGATCACCGGGGCGCCGTCGGCGCCGATCCGCTGATGGGCGACGGCGCGGGCATCCTGATCCAGATTCCCGACTCGTTCTATCGCGAGGAGATGGCGAAGCAGGGCGTGACGCTGCCGCCGAATGGCGAATATGGCGTCGGCATGATTTTCCTGCCGAAGGAACACGCGTCGCGTCTCGCGTGCGAGCAGGAGCTCGAGCGCACGGTGAAGGCCGAAGGCCAGGTCGTGCTCGGCTGGCGCGACGTGCCCGTCGACCACAACATGCCGATTTCGCCGACCGTGAAGGCGAGCGAGCCGTTGATCCGCCAGATCTTCATCGGCCGCGGCAAGGACATCATGGTGACGGACGCGCTGGAGCGGAAGCTGTACGTGATCCGTAAGACGGCGAGCCACCGCATCCAGGCGCTCAAGCTCAAGCACGGCAAGGAATACTTCGTGCCGTCGTGCTCGGCGCGCACGGTCGTCTACAAGGGTCTGCTGCTGGCGGGCCAGGTCGGCGTGTACTACCGCGACCTGCAGGACGAGCGCGTCGTGTCGGCGCTGGCGCTCGTGCACCAGCGCTTCTCGACCAACACGTTCCCGGCGTGGGAACTGGCTCACCCGTATCGCATGATCGCCCACAACGGCGAAATCAACACGGTGAAGGGCAACGTCAACTGGCTGAACGCACGCACGGGCGCGATCGCGTCGCACGTGCTCGGCGACGACCTGCCGAAGCTCTGGCCGCTGATCTATCCCGGCCAGTCGGACACGGCTTCGTTCGACAACTGTCTCGAACTGCTCGTGATGGCCGGCTACCCGCTCGTCCACGCGGTGATGATGATGATCCCGGAAGCATGGGAACAGCACACGCTGATGGACGACAACCGCCGCGCGTTCTACGAATACCACGCAGCGATGATGGAGCCGTGGGACGGCCCCGCTGCCATCGCCTTCACGGACGGCCGCCAGATCGGCGCGACGCTCGACCGTAACGGTCTGCGTCCGGCGCGCTACATCATCACCGACGACGACCTGGTCATCATGGCGTCGGAAGCGGGCACGCTGCCCATTCCGGAATCGAAGATCGTCAAGAAGTGGCGTCTGCAGCCGGGCAAGATGTTCCTGATCGACATGGAGCACGGCCGCATCATCGACGACAAGGAACTGAAGGACAACCTCGCGAACGCCAAGCCGTACAAGAGCTGGATCGACGCGGTCACCATCAAGCTCGACGAAATCGAGCCGAACGCCGACGACGTCGCCACGGAGCGCCGCGAAGCGGCTGCGCTGCTCGACCGTCAGCAGGCTTTCGGCTACACGCAGGAAGACCTCAAGTTCCTGATGGCGCCGATGGCGCAGGCAGGCGAAGAGGCCGTCGGTTCGATGGGCAACGACTCGCCGCTGGCCGTCATGTCCAACAAGAACAAGACGCTGTATCACTACTTCAAGCAGCTGTTCGCGCAGGTGACGAACCCGCCGATCGACCCGATCCGCGAAAACATGGTGATGTCGCTGGTGTCGTTCGTCGGTCCGAAGCCGAACCTGCTCGACACGAACAACATCAACCCGCCGATGCGTCTCGAAGTGTCGCAGCCCGTGCTCGACTTCAAGGACATCGCGAAGATCCGCGCGATCGATCAGTACACGGGCGGCAAGTTCAGCTCGTACGAACTGAACATCTGCTATCCGGCTGCATGGGGCAAGGAAGGCATCGAGGCGCGTCTCGCGTCGCTGTGCGCGGAAGCCGTCGACGCCGTGAAGTCCGGCTACAACATGCTGATCGTGTCGGACCGCAAGACGGACCGCGACAACGTCGCGATCCCGGCGCTGCTCGCCACGTCCGCGATCCACACGCATCTCGTGCAGCAAGGTCTGCGCACGAGCACGGGCCTCGTCGTCGAAACGGGCTCGGCGCGTGAGACGCACCACTTCGCGCTGCTCGCGGGCTACGGCGCGGAAGCCGTTCACCCGTACCTCGCGATGGAAACGCTCGCGCAGATGGCAGCGGGCATGAAGGGCGACCTGTCGGCGGAAAAGGCGGTCTACAACTTCACGAAGGCAGTCGGCAAGGGCCTGCACAAGGTCATGTCGAAGATGGGCATTTCGACGTACATGTCGTACACGGGCGCGCAGATTTTCGAAGCGGTCGGTCTCGCGGAAGATCTCGTGAACAAGTACTTCAAGGGCACGGCGTCGAAGGTCGGCGGCATTGGCCTGTTCGAAGTGGCGGAAGAAGCGATCCGCCTGCACCGCGACGCATTCGGCGACAACCCGGTCCTCGCGAACATGCTCGAAGCGGGCGGCGAATACGCATACCGCGTGCGCGGCGAAGACCACATGTGGACGCCGGACGCGATCGCGAAGCTGCAACACTCGGCGCGCAGCAACTCGTATCAGACGTACAAGGAATACGCGCATCTGATCAACGACCAGACGAAGCGTCACATGACGTTCCGCGGCCTGTTCGAATTCAAGGTCGATCCGTCGAAGGCGATTCCGCTCGACGAAGTCGAATCGGCGAAGGAAATCGTCAGGCGCTTTGCAACGGGCGCGATGTCGCTCGGCTCGATTTCGACGGAAGCGCACGCGACGCTGGCTGTCGCGATGAACCGTATCGGCGGCAAGTCGAACACGGGTGAAGGCGGCGAAGACGAAAACCGCTATCGCAACGAACTGCGCGGCATTCCGATCAAGAACGGCGACACGATGAAGTCGATCATCGGCGAAGAAATCGTGACCGACATTCCGCTGAAGGAAGGCGATTCGCTGCGCTCGAAGATCAAGCAGGTCGCGTCGGGTCGTTTCGGCGTGACGGCGGAGTATCTTGCATCGGCGGACCAGATCCAGATCAAGATGGCGCAGGGCGCGAAGCCGGGCGAAGGCGGCCAGCTGCCGGGTCACAAGGTGTCCGAGTACATCGGCAAGCTGCGTTACTCGGTGCCGGGTGTCGGCCTGATTTCGCCGCCGCCGCACCACGACATCTATTCGATCGAAGACCTTGCGCAGCTGATTCACGACCTGAAGAACGTGAACTCGTCGTCGAGCATTTCGGTGAAGCTGGTGTCGGAAGTCGGTGTCGGCACGGTTGCCGCTGGTGTCGCAAAGGCCAAGGCGGATCACGTCGTGATCGCCGGTCATGATGGCGGCACGGGCGCATCGCCGCTGTCGTCGGTGAAGCACGCCGGCACGCCGTGGGAACTCGGTCTCGCAGAAACGCAGCAGACGCTGGTGCTGAACCAGCTGCGCGGCCGTATCCGCGTGCAGGCCGACGGTCAGATGAAGACGGGCCGCGACGTCGTGATCGGCGCGCTGCTCGGCGCGGATGAATTCGGCTTCGCGACGGCGCCGCTCGTCGTCGAAGGCTGCATCATGATGCGCAAGTGCCACCTGAACACGTGCCCTGTCGGCGTCGCGACGCAAGACCCGGTTCTGCGCGCGAAATTTCAGGGCCAGCCGGAACACGTCGTGAACTTCTTCTTCTTCATCGCTGAAGAAGTGCGCGAAATCATGGCGCAACTGGGCGTTCGCAAGTTCGATGACCTGATCGGCCACAGCGAATACCTCGACATGAAGAAGGGCATCGAGCACTGGAAGGCGAAGGGTCTCGACTTCTCGCGCGTGTTCTATCAGCCGAACGTGCCGCAGAGCGTCGCGCGTCTGCATGTCGAATCGCAGGATCACGGTCTCGACCGCGCGCTCGATCACACGCTGATCGAGAAGGCGAAGGCCGCGATCGAGAAGGGCGAGCACGTGTCGTTCATCCAGCCGGTGCGCAACGTGAACCGGACGGTCGGCGCGATGCTGTCCGGCGCGGTCGCGAAGAAGTACGGCCACGACGGTCTGCCCGACGATGCCATCCACATCCAGCTGAAGGGCACGGCGGGGCAGAGCTTCGGCGCGTTCCTCGCGAAGGGCATCACGCTGGACCTCGTCGGCGACGGCAACGACTACGTCGGCAAGGGCCTGTCGGGCGGCCGCATCATCATCCGTCCGACCAACGACTTCCGCGGCAAGTCCGAAGAAAACATCATCTGCGGCAACACGGTGATGTACGGCGCGATCGAAGGCGAATCGTTCTTCCGCGGCGTCGCGGGCGAGCGCTTCTGCGTGCGTAACTCGGGCGCGACGGCGGTTGTCGAAGGCACGGGCGACCACGGCTGCGAATACATGACGGGCGGCACGGTGGTCGTGCTCGGTGAAACGGGCCGTAACTTCGCGGCGGGCATGTCGGGCGGTGTCGCCTACGTGTTCGACGTCGACGGTGCGTTCGCAGCGAAGTGCAACAAGTCGATGGTCGCGCTCGATCCGGTGCTCCAACAGGCCGAACAGGAACGCACGGTCGACAAGGCGCTGTGGCATCTGGGCCAGACCGACGAAGCGCTGCTCAAGGGGCTCATCGAACGTCACTTCCAGTTCACGGGTTCGCCGCGCGCCAAGGCGCTGCTCGAAAACTGGGATGCGTCGCGCCGTCAGTTCGTGAAGGTGTTCCCGACCGAATACAAGCGCGCGCTGGGCGAAATGGGCGCGAAGAAGGCTGCCAAGGAAGTGCTCGCAGCCTGA
- a CDS encoding ATP-binding protein, with product MRNPLNTLFGRMALLSSAVLFAIQAGWFVLVVMQPPHHEVDGYARGILLALQAANGEPVNGADVAPALRVHLVPTWNMPATVHLEPPTRKPFVELTRRLRTSLPPGTEIAVDDTHMPRLWVRFPRKSMWVVIPVDVPPRPRFVIESVSMLLAALLLSLLAVWQMQRPLTRVAHAARAFGSGGRPEPVSEQGPRELRDLIGSFNDMMRRLNEAGDDQAVMLAGVAHDLKAPLTRLKLRASVLADENERAGLIRDVDSLTNIVQQFLEFAGQSAESGPMTEVDGFLREQFSATDGSSEGAEEEDENDTAEAPLFRLDLQAGSRFTLPRTLLDRLVTNLVDNAFEHGAPPVDIATSRDGEQWIIDVRDHGPGIPEDRIAAAMKPFVRLDAARGGEGHCGLGLAIVVRLTHHRGGKCTVENHPEGGLHVRIAMPVVVPDD from the coding sequence ATCAGGAATCCGCTGAATACGCTGTTCGGCCGGATGGCGTTGCTGTCGTCGGCGGTGCTGTTTGCAATTCAGGCTGGCTGGTTCGTGCTCGTCGTGATGCAGCCGCCGCATCACGAAGTGGACGGATACGCGCGCGGCATTCTGCTCGCGTTGCAGGCCGCGAACGGCGAGCCCGTCAACGGTGCCGACGTCGCGCCCGCGCTGCGCGTGCATCTCGTGCCGACATGGAACATGCCGGCCACCGTCCATCTCGAACCGCCGACGCGCAAGCCGTTCGTCGAACTGACGCGACGCCTGCGCACGAGTCTGCCGCCCGGCACCGAAATCGCCGTCGACGACACGCATATGCCGCGTCTGTGGGTGCGCTTTCCGCGCAAGTCGATGTGGGTCGTGATTCCCGTCGACGTGCCGCCGCGTCCGCGCTTCGTGATCGAATCCGTGTCGATGCTGCTCGCGGCCTTGCTGCTGTCGCTGCTCGCGGTGTGGCAGATGCAGCGGCCGCTCACGCGCGTCGCGCATGCGGCGCGCGCGTTCGGTTCGGGCGGGCGGCCCGAGCCTGTGTCAGAACAGGGGCCGCGCGAACTGCGCGATCTGATCGGTTCGTTCAACGACATGATGCGGCGCCTCAACGAAGCCGGCGACGACCAGGCCGTAATGCTCGCGGGCGTCGCGCACGATCTGAAGGCGCCGCTCACGCGCCTGAAGCTGCGCGCGAGCGTGCTCGCCGACGAGAACGAACGCGCGGGTCTGATCCGCGACGTCGATTCGCTGACGAATATCGTGCAGCAGTTTCTGGAATTCGCGGGACAGTCGGCGGAATCGGGACCGATGACGGAAGTCGATGGCTTTCTGCGCGAGCAGTTTTCCGCAACGGACGGCAGCAGCGAAGGCGCTGAAGAAGAAGATGAAAACGATACCGCCGAAGCGCCGCTTTTCAGGCTCGATCTGCAGGCGGGTTCGCGTTTCACGCTGCCGCGCACGCTGCTGGACCGCCTCGTCACCAATCTCGTCGACAACGCGTTCGAGCACGGCGCGCCGCCCGTCGATATCGCGACCTCGCGCGACGGCGAGCAATGGATCATCGATGTCCGCGATCATGGCCCCGGCATTCCCGAAGACCGCATCGCAGCCGCGATGAAGCCGTTCGTGCGGCTCGACGCGGCGCGCGGCGGCGAAGGACATTGCGGACTGGGACTCGCGATCGTCGTGCGGCTCACGCATCATCGCGGCGGCAAGTGCACCGTGGAGAATCATCCGGAAGGCGGGCTGCATGTGCGTATCGCGATGCCCGTCGTCGTGCCGGACGACTGA
- the thpR gene encoding RNA 2',3'-cyclic phosphodiesterase yields the protein MQRPERQSDPQADAPDRDEVGHEAAHANGETEAADPQRDYQRCFIALVPDVATRDALSAIPVPPAARRVPYEQLHLTVTFIGALPLDKSAALIDAITREAVPLELAPVAKIEHWPGASHPRLTVATLAMSDEFVALDWRVRSTMIALGLPVDARAFRPHVTLARYRRDAAAVGHAADLPAALTARFEALTLYSSTLARNGARYRSLASAPVVYG from the coding sequence ATGCAGCGTCCCGAACGTCAGTCGGATCCGCAGGCCGATGCACCCGACCGCGACGAAGTCGGGCACGAGGCCGCTCATGCCAACGGTGAGACCGAGGCCGCCGATCCGCAGCGCGACTACCAGCGCTGTTTCATCGCGCTGGTGCCCGACGTGGCGACGCGCGATGCGCTGTCCGCCATTCCCGTGCCGCCTGCCGCGCGACGCGTGCCCTACGAACAGCTGCATCTGACGGTCACGTTTATCGGCGCGCTGCCACTCGACAAAAGCGCCGCGTTGATCGACGCGATCACGCGAGAGGCCGTGCCGCTCGAGCTTGCGCCCGTCGCGAAGATCGAACATTGGCCGGGCGCATCGCATCCGCGCCTGACTGTCGCGACGCTCGCGATGTCCGACGAATTCGTCGCGCTCGACTGGCGTGTGCGCTCGACGATGATCGCGCTCGGTCTGCCCGTCGATGCGCGCGCGTTCCGGCCGCATGTCACGCTTGCCCGTTATCGACGCGATGCCGCAGCCGTCGGTCACGCGGCTGACCTGCCAGCCGCTCTCACCGCGCGTTTCGAAGCGTTGACGTTGTATTCGAGCACGCTTGCCCGCAATGGCGCGCGATACAGATCGCTGGCAAGCGCGCCCGTTGTCTACGGTTGA
- a CDS encoding flagellar basal body L-ring protein FlgH has product MNAMHMPRAVAVLTSAAAFYALAGCGSTKESIVDTPMLPPLASAPLNVNTQGSIYQAGQSLLLYETPRAQHIGDVLTIRLSESYTGSNSTNAQASRASDITAEAADKSTGTAARLARLFNIGSASTTFKGQGSIADTSGMTGTLAVTVIGTMPTGNLVVSGEKVISMGGNRDRLRLSGIVNPKDVEAGNYVASSKVANARIEQAGQGMLADSTTLGWLQRMFMSVLTF; this is encoded by the coding sequence ATGAACGCCATGCACATGCCGCGCGCTGTCGCCGTGCTGACGAGCGCCGCTGCTTTCTACGCGCTCGCCGGCTGCGGCAGCACGAAAGAGTCGATCGTCGACACGCCGATGCTGCCGCCGCTCGCGAGCGCGCCGCTCAACGTGAACACGCAGGGCTCGATCTATCAGGCGGGGCAGAGTCTGCTGCTGTACGAGACGCCGCGTGCGCAGCACATCGGCGACGTGCTGACGATCCGGCTGTCCGAGTCGTACACCGGCTCGAACAGCACGAACGCGCAGGCAAGTCGCGCGAGCGATATCACGGCCGAAGCCGCCGACAAATCGACGGGCACGGCGGCGCGTCTCGCGCGGCTGTTCAACATCGGCTCGGCGAGCACGACGTTCAAAGGGCAGGGATCGATCGCCGACACGAGCGGCATGACGGGCACACTCGCCGTCACCGTGATCGGCACGATGCCGACGGGCAACCTGGTCGTATCGGGCGAGAAGGTGATTTCGATGGGCGGCAACCGCGACCGGCTGCGTCTGTCGGGCATCGTGAACCCGAAGGATGTCGAGGCGGGGAATTACGTCGCGTCGAGCAAGGTGGCGAACGCGCGCATCGAGCAGGCGGGGCAGGGCATGCTCGCCGATTCGACGACGCTTGGCTGGCTGCAGCGCATGTTCATGAGCGTGCTGACGTTCTGA
- a CDS encoding tyrosine-protein phosphatase: MTLPAKADLSRAATHAFRASPLAMPDRLAAANAERASRRRFLKGTAGALLLSGVGSTLLTACGGTNAGADQAPTPRLASLENFRDVGGTAAGYPTVDGRVVRRNAFFRSNALTENAADAAVLDSFGMTAVYDLRTPGEIERAADLLPANATYQKINITGREDAMTPAADSAAAAVSWMERAQRLYVTDAVQREAFGTLFTRLSTTPGPQLIHSSAGKDRAGWAAALLLSIANVPFDVIMQDYLLSNTYLANSITARVEARRQESGDLAASVEKPLASVQASYLQASFDQVQASYGTMSGYLTRGLGLSQSAIDTLRDRLLL, from the coding sequence ATGACTCTCCCTGCGAAAGCGGACCTTTCGCGTGCCGCTACACACGCCTTTCGTGCGTCGCCACTCGCGATGCCGGATCGGCTCGCGGCCGCGAATGCAGAGCGCGCCTCGCGCCGCCGCTTCCTGAAAGGCACGGCGGGCGCGCTACTGCTCTCCGGCGTGGGCAGCACACTGCTGACGGCGTGCGGCGGCACGAATGCGGGCGCCGATCAGGCGCCGACGCCGCGCCTCGCGTCGCTGGAAAACTTTCGTGACGTGGGCGGCACGGCCGCGGGATATCCGACCGTCGATGGCCGCGTCGTGAGGCGCAATGCGTTCTTTCGTTCGAATGCGCTGACGGAGAATGCCGCCGATGCCGCCGTGCTCGATTCGTTCGGCATGACGGCTGTTTACGATCTGCGCACCCCCGGCGAAATCGAGCGCGCTGCCGATCTGCTGCCCGCCAACGCGACCTACCAGAAGATCAACATCACGGGACGCGAAGACGCGATGACGCCCGCAGCGGATAGCGCGGCGGCCGCGGTGTCATGGATGGAAAGGGCACAGCGCCTCTACGTGACGGATGCCGTGCAGCGCGAGGCGTTCGGCACGCTGTTCACACGGCTTTCCACGACGCCCGGCCCGCAGCTGATTCATTCGAGCGCGGGCAAGGACCGCGCGGGCTGGGCCGCCGCGTTGCTGCTGAGCATCGCGAACGTGCCGTTCGACGTCATCATGCAGGACTATCTGCTGTCGAACACCTATCTGGCGAATTCGATAACGGCGCGCGTCGAAGCACGGCGCCAGGAAAGCGGCGATCTTGCCGCGAGTGTCGAAAAACCGCTGGCGAGCGTGCAGGCCAGTTATCTGCAGGCATCGTTCGATCAGGTGCAGGCAAGCTACGGCACGATGTCGGGCTACCTGACGCGCGGACTCGGCCTGAGTCAATCGGCGATCGACACACTGCGCGATCGTCTGCTTCTCTGA
- a CDS encoding DUF6726 family protein, translating into MPKSRFFSRARRAAARLAMWSAVGAAVVPLDGCAVAALPCRLTSATLKILPVVGHVAATPFDACAAAID; encoded by the coding sequence GTGCCGAAATCACGCTTTTTCTCACGCGCGCGGCGTGCCGCGGCGCGACTCGCGATGTGGTCGGCCGTGGGCGCGGCGGTAGTGCCGCTCGACGGTTGCGCCGTCGCGGCGCTGCCGTGCCGTCTGACCTCGGCGACGCTGAAGATTCTGCCCGTCGTCGGCCATGTGGCCGCGACGCCGTTCGACGCCTGTGCCGCAGCCATCGACTGA
- a CDS encoding glutamate synthase subunit beta, translated as MGKATGFLEFERRHEAYEAPLTRVKHYKEFVSALTDDEAKIQGARCMDCGIPFCNNGCPVNNIIPDFNDLVFRQDWKNAIDVLHSTNNFPEFTGRICPAPCEAACTLGINDDPVGIKSIEHAIIDKAWAEGWVAPQPPKHKTGKKIAVVGSGPAGMAAAQQLGRAGHDVTVFEKNDRIGGLLRYGIPDFKLEKWLIDRRMRQMEAEGVTFRANVFVGKDALPAHIANTAKETITPDELKEQFDAVILTGGSETPRDLPVPGRELSGIHYAMEFLPQQNKINAGDKVADQLLAKGKHVVVIGGGDTGSDCVGTSNRHGAKDVTQFELLPQPPEEENKPLVWPYWPVKLRTSSSHEEGCERDWAVATKRFEGKNGKVEKLIAARVEWKDGKMVEVPGSEFEMKADLVLLAMGFTQPVSPVLEAFGVDKDARGNVRAATEGDKAYYTSVDKVFTAGDMRRGQSLVVWAIREGRQCARSVDAYLMGHSELPR; from the coding sequence ATGGGCAAGGCAACCGGTTTTCTCGAGTTCGAGCGCCGCCACGAGGCGTACGAAGCACCCCTCACGCGCGTCAAGCACTACAAGGAATTCGTGTCGGCGCTGACCGACGACGAAGCGAAGATCCAGGGCGCACGTTGCATGGATTGCGGCATCCCGTTCTGCAACAACGGCTGCCCGGTCAACAACATCATTCCGGACTTCAACGATCTGGTCTTCCGTCAGGACTGGAAGAACGCGATCGACGTCCTGCACTCGACGAACAACTTCCCCGAGTTCACGGGCCGCATCTGCCCGGCGCCGTGCGAAGCGGCGTGCACGCTCGGCATCAACGACGATCCGGTCGGCATCAAGTCGATCGAACACGCGATCATCGACAAGGCTTGGGCCGAAGGCTGGGTTGCGCCGCAGCCGCCGAAGCACAAGACGGGCAAGAAGATCGCCGTCGTCGGTTCGGGCCCGGCGGGTATGGCCGCTGCGCAGCAACTCGGGCGCGCCGGTCATGACGTGACGGTGTTCGAGAAGAACGACCGCATCGGCGGCCTGCTGCGTTACGGCATTCCCGACTTCAAGCTGGAGAAGTGGCTGATCGACCGCCGCATGCGCCAGATGGAAGCCGAGGGCGTGACGTTCCGCGCGAACGTGTTCGTCGGCAAGGACGCGCTGCCGGCGCACATCGCCAATACGGCGAAGGAAACCATCACGCCGGACGAGCTGAAAGAACAGTTCGACGCCGTGATCCTGACGGGCGGTTCCGAAACGCCGCGCGATCTGCCCGTGCCGGGCCGCGAACTCTCGGGCATCCATTACGCAATGGAATTCCTGCCGCAGCAGAACAAGATCAACGCCGGCGACAAGGTCGCGGACCAGCTGCTCGCGAAGGGCAAGCATGTCGTCGTGATCGGCGGCGGCGATACGGGCTCCGACTGCGTCGGTACGTCGAACCGTCATGGCGCGAAGGACGTCACGCAGTTCGAACTGCTGCCGCAGCCGCCGGAAGAAGAGAACAAGCCGCTCGTGTGGCCGTATTGGCCCGTCAAGCTGCGCACGTCGTCGTCGCATGAAGAAGGTTGCGAGCGCGATTGGGCTGTCGCGACGAAGCGTTTCGAAGGCAAGAACGGCAAGGTCGAGAAGCTGATCGCGGCGCGTGTCGAATGGAAGGACGGCAAGATGGTCGAAGTGCCGGGCTCCGAGTTCGAAATGAAGGCCGATCTCGTGTTGCTGGCGATGGGCTTTACGCAACCCGTGTCGCCCGTGCTCGAAGCGTTCGGCGTCGACAAGGATGCGCGCGGCAACGTGCGTGCTGCGACGGAAGGCGACAAGGCTTACTACACGTCGGTCGACAAGGTGTTCACGGCGGGCGACATGCGCCGTGGCCAGTCGCTCGTGGTGTGGGCGATCCGCGAAGGTCGCCAGTGCGCACGTTCCGTCGATGCCTATCTGATGGGCCATTCGGAATTGCCCCGCTAA